One genomic region from candidate division WOR-3 bacterium encodes:
- a CDS encoding biotin carboxylase N-terminal domain-containing protein produces the protein MFKKILIANRGEIAIRVARACREMGIKTVGVYSTADRQSLHLQYCDETICIGEPAPLASYLNIPVIIESAKKTGAEAIHPGYGFLAENPAFARACEDNGIVFIGPSSKALALVGDKVASRITAKKINAPIIPGMEVSGADIDEHLKIAQQVGYPVIVKAALGGGGKGMHIAHNEKELKENVELSKRE, from the coding sequence ATCTTAATTGCCAATCGCGGTGAGATTGCGATAAGGGTTGCCCGAGCCTGTAGAGAAATGGGTATAAAGACTGTAGGTGTATACTCTACTGCAGACAGACAATCTCTCCATTTACAATATTGTGACGAAACAATCTGTATCGGTGAACCTGCTCCACTTGCAAGTTATTTGAATATACCGGTTATTATTGAATCAGCGAAGAAAACTGGTGCCGAGGCAATCCATCCGGGCTATGGATTTTTGGCAGAAAATCCAGCCTTTGCCAGGGCATGTGAAGATAATGGAATTGTGTTTATCGGACCATCTTCAAAGGCGCTTGCGCTTGTCGGTGATAAAGTAGCATCTCGAATCACCGCAAAGAAAATAAATGCACCGATCATTCCCGGAATGGAAGTCTCAGGTGCGGATATTGATGAACATCTAAAAATTGCCCAGCAGGTTGGTTATCCGGTGATTGTCAAAGCAGCACTCGGTGGCGGTGGAAAAGGAATGCACATTGCCCATAATGAAAAAGAATTAAAAGAGAATGTTGAGTTGAGCAAGCGTGAGG